From a region of the Chitinophaga caseinilytica genome:
- a CDS encoding family 20 glycosylhydrolase, translating to MKKTLLSALALCLTLASQAQQTVKPQVNVVPAPASVEERTGTLTLQGTSARYFANSETAERMAKLYAAYLDANFGLKLQKGTMQDAQVIFSDDDQLPKEGYQLTVTNRKAVVQGHEAGLFYGLQTLQQISRNKTKTGLVLPAVTIKDQPRFGYRGVMLDVGRYYLPVPYIKQYIDVIASLKLNRFHWHLTEDQGWRIEIKKYPRLTTVGSQRKETSKGHLSENKFDGKPHGGFYTQEEVKDIVAYAAERFVTVVPEIEMPGHATAALASYPQLGCTGGPYEVSTKWGVHKEVFCAGNDETFTFLEDVLTEVLPLFPSQYIHIGGDECPKDRWKQCPKCQARMKALGLKDEHELQSYFIRRMEKFLGSKGRKIIGWDEILEGGLAPEATVMSWRGEAGGKEAARQRHDVIMTPNTYLYLDYYQGAPGSEPLAIGGYLPLDKVYSYEPLPKDLTPEEQKHIIGVQGNVWTEYIPSGPVSDYFTFPRAIALAEITWSPKEKKDYTDFRKRMRGVLYDLDKRGVNYRIPEAIGAENAVIVDPVSSGGEGVGASGISTAAQRAVVKLEPPMAGAVIRYTTDGSEPTAQSPVASGPIIIAPKKDETITLKYIVTIPETGRNSAVYSNTYTRKSYKSAVNVTPAGKGLKFQGFFKEFNAAAKVGGTADTSGVMTDISIRAFQRHPAFGAVFEGFVKVEEDGLYEIAATSDDGSLVFIDGDLVVDNDGEHAPVTQTGIIPLRKGYHRIKVQYFDAGGGDMLKINIGVKGKQSLNLRNALFN from the coding sequence ATGAAAAAAACGCTCCTATCCGCTTTAGCCCTGTGCCTGACGCTCGCCTCGCAGGCGCAGCAGACGGTAAAACCCCAGGTGAACGTGGTGCCCGCTCCCGCCTCCGTGGAGGAAAGAACAGGCACGCTGACCCTGCAGGGCACATCCGCCCGGTATTTCGCCAACAGCGAAACCGCCGAACGGATGGCGAAGCTCTATGCCGCCTATCTCGACGCCAACTTCGGACTGAAATTGCAGAAAGGGACCATGCAAGACGCACAGGTGATCTTCTCCGACGACGATCAGCTGCCCAAAGAAGGTTACCAGCTAACGGTCACCAACCGGAAAGCAGTGGTGCAGGGGCATGAAGCCGGCCTGTTCTACGGCCTGCAAACCCTTCAGCAGATTTCGCGCAACAAGACGAAGACGGGGCTCGTGCTGCCGGCGGTAACCATCAAAGACCAGCCACGCTTCGGCTACCGCGGCGTTATGCTCGACGTAGGCCGGTATTACCTGCCTGTCCCCTATATCAAGCAGTATATCGACGTCATCGCTTCCCTGAAGCTCAACCGCTTCCACTGGCACCTCACCGAAGACCAGGGCTGGCGCATCGAGATCAAGAAGTACCCGCGCCTCACCACCGTGGGATCGCAGCGGAAGGAGACCTCCAAAGGCCATCTGAGCGAAAATAAATTCGACGGCAAACCGCATGGCGGATTCTATACGCAGGAAGAAGTGAAAGACATCGTGGCCTACGCCGCGGAACGCTTCGTGACCGTGGTCCCCGAAATCGAAATGCCGGGCCACGCAACCGCCGCCCTCGCTTCGTACCCCCAGCTCGGATGCACCGGCGGGCCGTATGAAGTATCCACCAAATGGGGCGTTCATAAAGAAGTGTTCTGCGCCGGCAACGACGAAACCTTCACTTTCCTGGAAGACGTGCTCACCGAAGTGCTGCCCCTCTTCCCCAGCCAATATATCCATATCGGTGGCGACGAATGTCCGAAAGACCGCTGGAAGCAATGCCCCAAATGCCAGGCCCGCATGAAAGCGCTCGGGCTGAAAGATGAACACGAACTGCAAAGCTATTTCATCCGCCGGATGGAAAAATTCCTCGGCAGTAAAGGCCGCAAGATCATCGGCTGGGACGAAATCCTCGAAGGAGGCCTCGCGCCCGAAGCCACGGTGATGAGCTGGCGCGGCGAAGCCGGAGGCAAGGAAGCCGCCCGCCAGCGGCACGACGTCATCATGACGCCCAACACTTACCTCTATCTCGATTACTACCAGGGCGCCCCCGGCAGCGAGCCCCTCGCTATCGGCGGATATCTCCCGCTGGACAAGGTGTATAGCTACGAGCCCCTGCCCAAAGACCTCACGCCCGAAGAACAGAAACACATCATCGGCGTACAGGGCAATGTGTGGACGGAATACATTCCTTCCGGCCCGGTTTCCGACTACTTTACCTTCCCCCGCGCCATCGCGCTGGCGGAGATCACCTGGAGCCCGAAAGAGAAAAAGGACTATACCGACTTCCGCAAGCGCATGCGCGGCGTGCTCTACGATCTGGACAAACGCGGTGTCAACTACCGCATCCCCGAAGCGATCGGCGCTGAAAACGCCGTGATCGTAGACCCCGTGAGCAGCGGCGGCGAAGGCGTAGGCGCATCCGGCATTTCCACCGCGGCGCAACGCGCAGTGGTGAAACTGGAGCCGCCCATGGCCGGCGCGGTGATCCGCTACACGACAGACGGTTCCGAGCCTACGGCGCAAAGCCCAGTGGCCAGCGGGCCCATCATCATCGCCCCGAAAAAAGACGAGACCATCACGCTCAAATACATCGTTACGATACCTGAAACCGGCCGCAACAGCGCCGTATACAGCAATACGTACACCCGCAAATCGTACAAATCCGCGGTAAACGTAACGCCAGCCGGCAAAGGCCTCAAATTCCAGGGATTCTTCAAGGAATTCAACGCCGCAGCGAAAGTGGGCGGAACGGCTGATACCTCCGGCGTGATGACCGACATCTCCATCCGCGCGTTCCAGCGCCACCCGGCTTTCGGGGCTGTTTTCGAAGGATTCGTGAAAGTGGAGGAAGACGGCCTGTATGAAATCGCAGCTACTTCCGACGATGGTTCCCTCGTGTTCATCGACGGCGACCTCGTGGTGGATAACGACGGGGAGCATGCGCCCGTTACCCAAACCGGCATCATTCCCCTCCGCAAGGGTTACCACCGCATTAAAGTGCAGTACTTCGACGCAGGTGGCGGAGACATGCTGAAGATCAACATCGGCGTGAAAGGCAAACAAAGCCTTAACTTGCGGAATGCGCTTTTCAACTAA
- the lipB gene encoding lipoyl(octanoyl) transferase LipB, translating to MKQQIIVNDLGRIPYQEAWDLQEKLLKENTDAKAAARAEGEGAVPQTRHHLLFCEHPPVYTLGKSGHPENLLVSDEELAAKGIQYVQTNRGGDITFHGADQIVGYPIIDLERFYADIGRYLRNLEEVIIRTIGDYGLTGERSSGETGVWLEPGVPGRARKICAMGVRCSRWVTMHGFALNVNTDLSYFNNIIPCGIQDKSVTSMQKETGRTLPVEEVRARIVHHFADIFGAEMVEGALFAAENGR from the coding sequence ATGAAACAGCAGATAATCGTGAATGACCTGGGGCGGATCCCTTACCAGGAAGCCTGGGATTTGCAGGAAAAGCTTCTGAAAGAGAATACCGACGCCAAGGCGGCCGCCCGGGCGGAAGGGGAGGGCGCGGTGCCGCAAACCCGGCATCACCTGCTGTTTTGCGAACATCCGCCGGTGTATACGCTCGGCAAGAGCGGCCATCCGGAAAACCTCCTGGTGAGCGACGAGGAGCTGGCGGCCAAAGGCATCCAGTATGTGCAGACCAACCGTGGGGGAGATATTACGTTTCACGGGGCAGACCAGATCGTGGGGTACCCGATCATCGACCTGGAGCGGTTTTACGCGGATATTGGCCGGTATCTCCGGAACCTGGAAGAGGTGATCATCCGTACTATCGGGGATTACGGGCTGACCGGGGAGCGGTCTTCGGGGGAAACCGGCGTTTGGCTGGAGCCCGGCGTGCCGGGGCGCGCCCGCAAGATCTGCGCCATGGGCGTGCGCTGCAGCCGGTGGGTCACCATGCACGGCTTCGCCCTCAACGTCAACACCGATCTTTCCTACTTCAATAATATCATTCCCTGCGGGATACAGGACAAATCCGTCACTTCCATGCAAAAAGAAACCGGGCGCACACTGCCGGTGGAGGAAGTGCGGGCCCGGATCGTGCACCATTTCGCCGATATCTTCGGCGCGGAAATGGTGGAAGGCGCTTTATTTGCGGCTGAAAACGGTCGTTAG
- a CDS encoding RluA family pseudouridine synthase — MTDQLPELEDELENGDGSEEIYERVNLVVDKGQEPLRIDKFIQARIEGATRNKVQQSIEKGMVLVNDKPVKANYKVRPLDRLIVYSTKNPESTEIKPENIPLDIVYEDDDVMIVNKPAGMVVHPGCGNYTGTLVNALAWYLGDENDRSATEPEIPRFGLVHRIDKNTSGLLVVAKSDKAMSDLAKQFFDHTVERRYIALVWGDFEEDAGTVVAHVGRHQRFRKIMDAYPDGEYGKEAITHYEVLERFNYVSMIACKLETGRTHQIRVHMQHIGHSLFNDDTYGGDRIVKGTVFAKYKQFVDNCFEIMPRHALHAQTLGFTHPRTRKHMQFESPLPPDFTGVLEKWRRYRRNGDD, encoded by the coding sequence ATGACCGATCAACTGCCGGAACTGGAAGATGAACTGGAAAACGGGGATGGAAGCGAGGAAATATACGAACGCGTGAACCTTGTCGTAGACAAAGGACAGGAACCCCTGCGTATCGACAAATTCATCCAGGCCCGTATCGAAGGCGCCACCCGCAACAAGGTGCAGCAGTCCATCGAAAAAGGCATGGTCCTCGTCAACGATAAACCCGTAAAGGCCAATTATAAGGTCCGCCCGCTGGACCGGCTCATCGTCTATTCCACCAAAAATCCCGAATCCACCGAAATAAAACCCGAAAACATCCCGCTCGATATCGTGTATGAAGACGACGACGTGATGATCGTGAATAAACCCGCCGGCATGGTGGTGCACCCGGGATGCGGCAATTACACCGGCACCCTGGTCAACGCCCTGGCCTGGTACCTCGGCGACGAAAACGACCGTTCCGCCACCGAGCCCGAAATCCCGCGGTTCGGACTGGTACACCGGATCGATAAAAACACGAGCGGGCTGCTGGTGGTCGCCAAGTCCGACAAAGCCATGAGCGACCTCGCCAAGCAGTTCTTCGACCATACCGTGGAGCGCCGCTACATCGCCCTCGTCTGGGGCGATTTCGAGGAAGACGCGGGCACCGTGGTCGCTCACGTAGGCCGCCACCAACGGTTCCGCAAGATCATGGACGCCTATCCCGACGGCGAATATGGTAAGGAAGCCATCACGCATTACGAAGTGCTGGAGCGCTTCAATTACGTATCCATGATCGCCTGCAAACTGGAAACCGGCCGCACCCACCAGATCAGGGTGCACATGCAGCATATCGGCCATTCCCTCTTCAACGACGATACCTACGGCGGTGACCGCATCGTGAAAGGAACGGTTTTCGCGAAGTACAAGCAGTTCGTGGATAATTGTTTCGAGATCATGCCCCGCCACGCGCTGCACGCGCAAACGCTGGGGTTCACCCATCCGCGCACGCGCAAGCACATGCAGTTCGAATCACCGTTGCCGCCGGATTTCACGGGCGTGCTGGAGAAATGGAGAAGATACCGCAGGAACGGGGACGATTGA
- a CDS encoding gliding motility-associated C-terminal domain-containing protein, producing MRLFALIILFVAVSFSAAARPRLTNFTWNTTCLNDSVSFIITDDIAGIDSVKWYFVSPPVNREDSSNRITGAKYRYTTPGTYSVTLKTYRNGVEDVTVQQINIVAPQNIDLGPQNITICENTNITLTAPSIPGATYTWYYLEDTVVGTNTFTATEIGTYHVAINGCREIDSVNLFISPIPTFDLGPDRILCTGELFTLDATAQNATYVWNTGETSPTVVASGAGGTYRVTATIDGCGDYTDEVNITFTGPAFPFSLGNDTLLCAGESVTLDAARPGATAWAWNNGSTSPRVTVRSNGTYAVFVNINNVCAVVDTIEVRYSRLRDFSLGNDTTLCRGNFLVLTADHGTGNYLWQDGSDQATYHVDSTGYYSVRVQIGRCVEMDTIRVTFQDSLRVYLGEDTVMCAGETLLLRPMNAGMQYKWQDSSSVNTFPVTQRGWYAVVAENACNRSVDSIRVNFAPCDCQLYFPTGFSPNGDGYNDFFRPRFRCNIGQYRLSIYNRVGNFIFFTSDPTVGWNGMQNGKNAAVGTYVWMVEYVDLAAAKFYRKTGTITLVR from the coding sequence GTGCGCCTATTCGCCCTGATCATCTTATTTGTGGCCGTATCTTTTTCCGCCGCCGCGCGGCCACGCCTCACTAACTTCACCTGGAACACCACCTGCCTCAACGACAGCGTCTCCTTCATCATTACCGACGATATCGCCGGCATCGATTCCGTGAAATGGTACTTCGTGAGCCCGCCCGTGAACCGGGAAGATTCCAGCAACCGCATCACCGGCGCAAAATACCGCTACACCACGCCCGGCACCTACTCCGTCACCCTCAAAACCTACCGCAATGGCGTGGAAGACGTGACGGTACAGCAGATCAACATCGTTGCCCCCCAGAACATCGACCTGGGGCCGCAGAACATCACCATCTGCGAAAACACCAACATCACCCTCACCGCCCCCTCCATCCCCGGCGCCACCTACACCTGGTATTACCTTGAAGACACGGTAGTGGGCACCAATACTTTCACCGCCACCGAAATCGGTACCTATCACGTAGCCATCAACGGTTGCCGCGAAATCGACTCCGTCAATCTCTTCATATCCCCCATTCCTACGTTCGACCTCGGACCAGACCGCATCCTCTGCACAGGGGAATTGTTCACCCTCGATGCCACGGCCCAAAATGCCACCTACGTCTGGAACACGGGAGAAACCTCCCCTACCGTGGTAGCTTCCGGCGCTGGCGGCACCTACCGCGTAACGGCCACGATAGACGGCTGCGGGGATTATACCGACGAGGTAAACATCACGTTCACCGGCCCGGCGTTCCCTTTCAGCCTCGGTAACGACACGCTCCTCTGCGCCGGGGAATCCGTTACGCTCGACGCCGCCCGGCCCGGCGCCACCGCCTGGGCATGGAACAACGGCTCCACCAGTCCGCGCGTTACCGTCCGCAGTAACGGCACCTACGCCGTGTTCGTCAACATCAATAACGTTTGCGCAGTCGTTGATACCATCGAAGTGCGATATAGCCGCCTCCGCGATTTCAGCCTGGGGAACGATACCACGCTGTGCCGCGGCAACTTCCTCGTGCTGACGGCCGATCATGGGACGGGTAATTACCTCTGGCAGGATGGCTCCGACCAGGCTACATACCACGTAGACTCCACCGGTTATTACAGCGTTCGCGTACAGATCGGGCGGTGCGTGGAAATGGATACCATCCGCGTTACCTTCCAGGATTCCCTACGGGTTTACCTGGGCGAAGATACCGTGATGTGCGCCGGGGAAACCCTGCTGCTAAGGCCCATGAACGCCGGCATGCAATACAAATGGCAGGATAGCTCCTCCGTCAATACATTCCCCGTTACCCAACGCGGCTGGTATGCCGTGGTGGCGGAAAATGCGTGCAACCGGTCGGTGGATTCCATCCGCGTGAACTTCGCGCCATGCGACTGCCAGCTGTATTTCCCTACCGGTTTCTCCCCCAACGGCGATGGTTACAACGATTTCTTCCGGCCGCGCTTCCGGTGCAACATCGGTCAGTATCGACTGAGCATTTACAACCGCGTCGGCAATTTCATTTTCTTCACGTCAGACCCCACCGTGGGTTGGAACGGGATGCAGAACGGCAAAAACGCAGCCGTGGGCACCTATGTCTGGATGGTGGAATATGTCGATCTCGCCGCCGCGAAATTCTACCGGAAAACCGGCACGATCACTTTGGTACGATAA